The DNA window GACCCTCAGAGAAGGCAGCCGCCTGGCGCGCGCGATCGCATCCTGAACCGCCGCCGCCCCGACCATCAGACTGGCTGTCGTAAGAATCCCGTCCCGATGCGCCTGTTCGATCGCCTCATTGATCGGCAGGGCCAATCCGAAATCATCTCCGGTGACGATAAGCGCCTTCACGCGCGATCTCCCGGGAGCACCAGCCGGCCGTCCCTCGTCAGCACGAATTCCGCATCACGCCAAATCGTCGTCCGCTTCGTGAACGCCAGCACCCACGACCCGAGAGCGGCGATATCGCGGAAGGGAACCAACCACAGCCATCGCATTCCCTCACGATCCTCCAACCCCCAACGCATGATGCAGCCGGCCAGTGCCAGCCGGAGCAGCACCGCGGCCAGGAGCACGGCAATTCCCACTGGAGCCCCAAACGTCAGGAGTGCGAACAGGCACGCGAAGGGCACGGGACGAATCACGACGGTGGAAAAGAGCGCGCCGGGTCTGGCGGCCCGGTTGTTTTGATCCCAGTAGACGAGGTGATTCCACCATTGCGCCGGAGTCTTGAGGTCCACCACCGTGTCGACTAGGTAGGGAAGAATGACCATCCGCTTCCCTCTCGTCCAAATCCGCCGCCCCATCTCATAGTCTTCGACCAGGTAATCCGCCAGGCTCGGAAGGCCGCCGATCTCCGCCAGCGTCGATCGGCGTAGCGCGGTCGAGGCCCCGAGACAGAACTTGGCAGCGCCGGTGACCAGGGCGAAGGCCATGTTGGGCGTCAGGTCGGTGTTGATCGTCAGCAGTTCCATCGCCTCAAACCACGTGTCGGCTTCGCTGGCTTTGTAAAGCGTGCAGACATAACCGACAGCGGGATCGGCCAGAGGCGCGACGACGGTCTTCAGATAATCGGGGCGAAGCCGGATATCGCTGTCGCTGATGACCAACAGGTCATGGCGCGCATGCTTCAGTCCCCCGATCAAATTGTTGATCTTCCCGTTGGGGCCTGCGTTGAAGGCCTCGATCGCCACCGTGACGAGGTCCGCGCCGAATTCCTCCTGCAGGGCATGCAGCAGCGGGATCGCCGGATCGTCCGTCCGTTGGACCGAGAAGACGACTTGAAAATCGGGGTAATCCTGCCGGCAGGTACTCCGAAGATTTTCCGCGAGGTTTTTCTCAAGACCGCAGACCGGTTTG is part of the Nitrospiraceae bacterium genome and encodes:
- the hpnI gene encoding bacteriohopanetetrol glucosamine biosynthesis glycosyltransferase HpnI translates to MVLSILQIICLIPVVFGAIYGLLCLLALLQFRRNRSYRVTRAFTEWPPVTVLKPVCGLEKNLAENLRSTCRQDYPDFQVVFSVQRTDDPAIPLLHALQEEFGADLVTVAIEAFNAGPNGKINNLIGGLKHARHDLLVISDSDIRLRPDYLKTVVAPLADPAVGYVCTLYKASEADTWFEAMELLTINTDLTPNMAFALVTGAAKFCLGASTALRRSTLAEIGGLPSLADYLVEDYEMGRRIWTRGKRMVILPYLVDTVVDLKTPAQWWNHLVYWDQNNRAARPGALFSTVVIRPVPFACLFALLTFGAPVGIAVLLAAVLLRLALAGCIMRWGLEDREGMRWLWLVPFRDIAALGSWVLAFTKRTTIWRDAEFVLTRDGRLVLPGDRA